In Lemur catta isolate mLemCat1 chromosome 1, mLemCat1.pri, whole genome shotgun sequence, one DNA window encodes the following:
- the CHST2 gene encoding carbohydrate sulfotransferase 2 — protein MSRSPPRALPPGALPRLLQTAPAAAPRALLPPWPRRPGRRWPASPLGMKVFRRKALVLCAGYALLLVLTMLNLLDYKWHKEPLQQCNPDGPLGAAAGASGGGWGRPGPPPAAPPRAHTHLDPRTPYRPPAAAVGAAPAAGAGVLGAAAPPGNGTRGTGGSREKRQLVYVFTTWRSGSSFFGELFNQNPEVFFLYEPVWHVWQKLYPGDAVSLQGAARDMLSALYRCDLSVFQLYSPAGSGGRNLTTLGIFGAATNKVVCSSPLCPAYRKEVVGLVDDRVCKKCPPQRLARFEEECRKYRTLVIKGVRVFDVAVLAPLLRDPALDLKVIHLVRDPRAVASSRIRSRHGLIRESLQVVRSRDPRAHRMPFLEAAGHKLGAKKEGMGGPADYHALGAMEVICNSMAKTLQTALQPPDWLQGHYLVVRYEDLVGDPVKTLRRVYDFVGLLVSPEMEQFALNMTSGSGSSSKPFVVSARNATQAANAWRTALTFQQIKQVEEFCYQPMAVLGYERVNSPEEVKDLSKTLLRKPRL, from the coding sequence ATGAGCCGCAGTCCGCCGCGAGCTTTGCCCCCGGGCGCGCTCCCCCGGCTGCTCCAGACTGCGCCTGCCGCCGCGCCGCGCGCCCTGCTCCCGCCCTGGCCCCGGCGCCCGGGACGCCGCTGGCCCGCGTCACCTCTCGGAATGAAGGTGTTCCGCAGGAAGGCGCTGGTGCTGTGCGCGGGCTATGCGCTGCTGCTGGTGCTCACCATGCTCAACCTCCTGGACTACAAGTGGCACAAGGAGCCGCTGCAGCAGTGCAACCCCGACGGGCCGCTGGGTGCCGCAGCGGGGGCATCTGGGGGCGGCTGGGGGCGTCCGGGGCCACCTCCGGCCGCGCCGCCCCGCGCTCACACCCACTTGGACCCTCGTACCCCTTACCGTCCTCCCGCTGCTGCCGTCGGGGCGGCTCCCGCGGCCGGGGCAGGGGTGTTAGGGGCCGCCGCCCCTCCGGGCAATGGCACTCGGGGCACCGGGGGCAGCAGGGAAAAGCGGCAGCTGGTGTACGTGTTCACCACGTGGCGCTCGGGCTCGTCGTTCTTTGGCGAGCTCTTCAACCAGAATCCCGAGGTGTTCTTCCTCTATGAGCCAGTGTGGCACGTGTGGCAAAAACTGTACCCAGGGGACGCCGTTTCCCTGCAGGGGGCAGCGCGGGATATGCTGAGCGCTCTCTACCGCTGCGACCTCTCGGTCTTCCAGTTGTATAGCCCCGCGGGCAGCGGGGGGCGCAACCTCACCACGCTGGGCATCTTTGGCGCTGCCACCAATAAAGTGGTGTGCTCGTCGCCTCTATGCCCCGCCTACCGCAAGGAGGTCGTGGGGCTGGTGGACGACCGCGTGTGCAAGAAGTGCCCGCCGCAGCGCCTGGCGCGTTTCGAGGAAGAGTGCCGCAAGTACCGCACGCTGGTCATTAAGGGTGTGCGCGTCTTCGACGTGGCGGTGTTGGCGCCGCTGTTGCGAGACCCAGCCCTGGACCTCAAGGTCATCCACCTAGTGCGCGATCCCCGTGCGGTGGCCAGCTCACGCATCCGCTCGCGCCACGGCCTCATCCGTGAGAGCCTCCAGGTGGTGCGCAGCCGGGACCCGCGAGCCCACCGCATGCCCTTCCTGGAGGCGGCTGGCCACAAGCTAGGCGCCAAGAAGGAGGGCATGGGCGGCCCCGCAGACTACCACGCGCTCGGCGCTATGGAGGTCATCTGCAACAGCATGGCCAAGACGCTGCAGACGGCCCTGCAGCCCCCGGACTGGCTGCAGGGCCACTACCTGGTGGTGCGGTACGAAGACCTGGTGGGAGACCCGGTCAAGACACTACGGAGGGTGTACGACTTTGTGGGACTTTTGGTGAGCCCTGAAATGGAGCAGTTTGCCCTGAACATGACCAGTGGCTCGGGCTCCTCCTCCAAGCCTTTCGTGGTGTCTGCACGCAACGCCACGCAGGCCGCCAACGCCTGGCGGACGGCCCTCACCTTCCAGCAGATCAAACAGGTGGAGGAGTTCTGCTACCAGCCCATGGCCGTGCTGGGCTACGAGCGGGTCAACAGCCCCGAGGAGGTCAAAGACCTCAGCAAGACCCTGCTTCGGAAGCCCCGGCTCTGA